The Actinomycetes bacterium DNA window GCGCGTCCCGCGGGGTCGCGCGCGCCGCGCGGGACCGGCCGCCCCGCTTCGCGCGGTACATGGCGGCGTCGGCGGCGCGCAGCAGCTCCTCGGGCCGGTCGTGGCCCGACTCGGCGACGACGACTCCGATGCTCGCGGTCACCACGACCTCCTCGCCGCCGAGGTCCACGGGGACCCGGACTCCGTCCAGCACCCGATGGATCATCGCGTCCAGCTCGGGCTCGCCGCCCACGTGCTCGAAGACGATGACGAACTCGTCGCCGCCGAGCCGGGCCACCGTGTCGCTGGCCCGGACCACGGCCTGCAAGTTGCCGGCCACTGCGAGCAGCAGGTCGTCGCCGGCCTCGTGCCCGAGCGCGTCGTTGACCCGCTTGAGGTGGTCGAGGTCGAGGAACAGCACCGCGACGCTCGACTCGCTGCGGCGGCTGCGGGCCAGCGCGGTGTTCAGTCGGTCGAGCAACAGCCGCCGGTTCGGCAGCCCGGTCAGCGGGTCGCGCAGGGCCAGGTCCAGCAGCTGCTGGCGGGCCGCCCGGCTGGCGCTGATGTCCTCGATGGAGACCACCCGGTAGGCGGTCACCCCGGTGCCGAACCGGCTCATGGTCACCCGGCCCCAGAACGTCGTCCCATCGCCTCGGACCAGCAGCCGTTCGAGGCGCTGGACCGCGGGATGGGTCTGCGGCTCGTCGGGCGGCGGCTCGGTCGGGTCATCCTGGGGGACCAGCTCGAGGTAGCTCATCGCGAGCAGCCGGCCCCGCTCACGGCCCAGCAGCTGGCACAGCGCGTCGTTGACCTCGAGGAACCGGCCCTCGTCGGACAGCACGGCCATGCCCACCGGCAGCTGGGCGAACAGGTCGACGAAGCGCAGCTCCTCCTTCTTCGCGCGGGTGACCTGGACGACGGATCCGACGACCAGTGGCCGCCCGGCCACGGCGACCCGCTGCACCAGCGCGCTGAGCAGGGCGCCGTTGCGGGCCCGGTAGACCAGCCGGTCCTCGCCGCCGTCCCTGGCGACGCGCTGCCAGACGTGGTCGGCCTCCGCCTGGTCGTGGGGGTGGACGGCGGCCAGGTGCTCGGCGTAGGTGGTGGCGGCGGGGGTGCCGTGGAGTGCGGGCAGGGTGCCGCTCCAGCTGACCGCGTCGGTCAGCTGGTCCCAGGTCCACAATCCAGACATACAGGAAGCATCGTCACCAAATGTGATCGTCCCAAGCGTCGGCGCGCCGATAATCACTCGATTGGCGGCTCCCGGTGGCTCAGGGCAGCCAGGAGACCTTGCCGGCGAGCAGCGCGTAGCCGATGAACGCCACGATGTCGATCAGGGAGTGGGCGATGATCAGCGGCATAGTCCGGCCCCAGCGCTGGTACAGCCGCCCGAACAGCACACCCATGGCCGCGTTGCCGACGAACCCGCCGACCCCCTGGTAGAGGTGGTACGACCCACGCAGCACCGCGCTGGCCGCCACCGCCCGCCACGGGCGGACGCCGAGCTGGCCCAGCCGGTGCAGCAGGTAGCCCGCGACGAGTGACTCCTCCAGGACAGCGTTCATGACGGCCCGGCTGATCAGTACCGGCCAGCGCCACCACACGGCGGGGAGCCCGCTGGCTGCGACCTGCAGGTTGATGCCGGCCGCGTAGGCGACCAGGTAGAACACCAA harbors:
- a CDS encoding diguanylate cyclase, with the translated sequence MSGLWTWDQLTDAVSWSGTLPALHGTPAATTYAEHLAAVHPHDQAEADHVWQRVARDGGEDRLVYRARNGALLSALVQRVAVAGRPLVVGSVVQVTRAKKEELRFVDLFAQLPVGMAVLSDEGRFLEVNDALCQLLGRERGRLLAMSYLELVPQDDPTEPPPDEPQTHPAVQRLERLLVRGDGTTFWGRVTMSRFGTGVTAYRVVSIEDISASRAARQQLLDLALRDPLTGLPNRRLLLDRLNTALARSRRSESSVAVLFLDLDHLKRVNDALGHEAGDDLLLAVAGNLQAVVRASDTVARLGGDEFVIVFEHVGGEPELDAMIHRVLDGVRVPVDLGGEEVVVTASIGVVVAESGHDRPEELLRAADAAMYRAKRGGRSRAARATPRDA
- a CDS encoding CPBP family intramembrane glutamic endopeptidase, with the protein product MAEVDPTYAVPALDAGRRSTLKREVVLVFAVSLGRSGVYAFVSFIAALTSSRSLGSQTATLNTSYAPGRPTLDLIYQVLAIVFALVPVALAWHFLTIGGERADRILGIDASQPGRDIARGVVLAALVGGTGLVFYLVAYAAGINLQVAASGLPAVWWRWPVLISRAVMNAVLEESLVAGYLLHRLGQLGVRPWRAVAASAVLRGSYHLYQGVGGFVGNAAMGVLFGRLYQRWGRTMPLIIAHSLIDIVAFIGYALLAGKVSWLP